A region of the Leptospira venezuelensis genome:
TCCGCACTATAGGTTGGATCTATCCTAAGTATTCTCCTTCGGAAATGCAATTTTCATTTTATGAAAAGATCTTGGATAGAGTTAAGGCCGAGGGAGTTCCTACCCTGGTTGTTCGCCCTGAAGTCTCTCTTCCTTTGGAAAATCTTCTAAAAGAACTGAATATCCCAGCCCCTTGGTGGGAGAGGGTTCGTCCGATCAACCAAAAGTTCGGTGTTCCCATTATAGACATGGCGGAAGCAACCGACTACGATTGTAATACTTTTGCGGATAGCGGTCATATGGCTGTGGACTGTTACCGCCCGTTCTTACGTTTTTTAAGAATGAGATATCCGGGGGAGTAATCCCTTTCTTTCTAGATATTTTGCCTGGGAAAGGAGGTTGACGAGAAGAATTGTCTGCCTTAATTTTGCTTCGTTAGATTTTCCCCAAAAGGCGAACCCATGAAAAAAATTATATCCACAGCGGTTTCAATTTCTCTTTTGATCGGTTGTTCTTCAGTAAGTGTTGTTGAGAACAAGGGCAAGAATGTAGAGTTCCAAATTATAGAGCCGAATATCAGAGTAGAAAAATTCAAAGAGACATTCAATTTAAAGGCAGAAGGTCCGGTTAACTTAGATTGCTCCGGAAAACCTTGTACCCCGGATCAAGCAAGTGCGTTGACACCTGATCAGATCAAAAAACTAAAACGTAACGGTTCTTGGAAAGAATATGTAGAGAAGGAAGATCTTCAAAAAAATAAATTCTCCGTCCTGACCCGAGTAGGTGATTACAAGGACGATAAAAGAGAAGGGATCTGGAAAACATTATATGAAACGGGAGAAACTTTAAGAGAAACTCCTTATGTGGCCGGCTTAAAAGAAGGTGAAGAGAAAAAGCTCGCAAAAGATGGGACCCAACTTGAAAGCACAATTTACAAAGCTGACAAGAAGAATGGACCGTATTGGTCTAAAACAGACAAAGGGATCTTAAGCGATGAGGGAACTTACGCGGATGATAAAAAAGTAGGGACTTGGAAGGACTTCTATAATGAGGACGGAGCTAAAAAATCCGTAATCGAATTCAAAGACGGCAAAAAAAGCGGTAAAGAAACGAATTATCATAAAGATGGGAACACTGTCTCTTCCGAAGGAAACAATTCGGATGATCTAAAAACTGGCTATTGGAAAAACTATTACGAGAATGGCTCCCCTCAATCTGAAGGTAATTACGCTCCAAAAGGTGCCGGCGCGGACAGAAAATCTCTCAGGATAGGCGCTTGGAAAGAATATTATAAAAACGGAAAGGTATTTGCAGAAGGGCAAAGGGATCATACTCGTAAGGGAGATTGGACTTTCTATTGGAGTACCGGAAATCCTGCGTATAAAGGAACCATGATGAACGAAATGATGATGAGTTCCGCAGAAGTATACGACAAAGACGGAACAATTGTTGGAAAAGGAAAACTGCTTTTCGACCTTCTACTCATGGATGAAAAAACGGATGAACTGAAGGCAAAATATAAGCCTGATTTCCCGTTTGCATATTATAAAAACGGCAAGAAGTCTTTTGAAATTGCTGCAAACGGAACTGCGGTCGAGTATGACGAGTCCGGGGCAAAGATTGGACAGGGGCCGATTATGCCTGGGACAAACCAAAAAAACGATTGTTGGACGACACCTCAGGGTAAAAAATATTACGTGAACGGTAGGGAAAATCCTAAAATGGGAGAGCTACAGGGCTGTAAGTAATCTTAAGCTATATGTAACTCAATCTTGAGTATAGAAGCTCGGAGTAACAAACTTCGGGCTTTCAGCTTTTAAAAAGGCTTTTCTCAATCATTTAAATTCTTCTCTGTTTGATGTTGGAATTCCAACATGGATACAAGATGGAAAAAGGGAATCCTTGCCTTGGAAAAAATTATCACAAATAACGATCTTAAAAAAATCAGCCTAGGAATTCTGGTCGCCGCACCTCTATTCTTCCTGCTTGGATATTTCGTCCGAGGATGTAGTTCGGTGAATCGACAGGCAAAGGTAACCTATAGTGGATCCTTTACGGAAGGGACTTTGGTTTCCTTAAATTCTAAAAATGTAATATTGCAAGATCCTGATTTTTCTATTCCTCTTGAAACTGTAGAGAAAATAGAATTTTTAGAAGACGCCCAAAGTTTAAACCCGAACCAGGTGCCTTTGAGTGATTCAGAAAAGTCATTTGTAGGAACTTATAAAATACAGATCGGGATCCATAAAGGTGTGCTAAGTATTTTTCCTCGCAAAACCGGCGGGATAGGAGCAACTTTACGTTTTACGAATTGGGGAAAAGGTTCAAATGAGATCCTCACGGGCATTCGGGTTACCGGGAAGTCGATTCGGTTTGTGAGATCTTGTGCAGGAGCAAGATGTTCTGAAATAGGAAGTAATGTTCCTTTTACGCAAACTTATACCGGAGACTTGGACGGTAAAAAAATCCAAGGGGCATACCAAGGCACAAATAGTTCTGGCCGTTGGCTTGCAGAACGTTAATAGGAAATACTATGGAATCCATCGCTAAAGATCGTGAGAATATTCCTTTATCTGAATCTGATATTCATTTTGCAAAAGATACATTAGATAGAATTCGCCAAGAGTTAACTGGAGAGATCACCGGCCAAGAGGCAGTGGTTAAAAATCTGCTTATTTCTTTGGCTTGTCAGGGTCATGTTCTTTTAGAAGGAATGCCAGGGCTTGCAAAAACACTCCTTGCAAAATCTTTATCTTCCGCATTGGATCTAGATTTTAAAAGAGTACAGTTCACACCTGATCTTCTTCCTGCGGACTTAATTGGTACAGTCGTATTTAATCCTAAAAACGGAGAATTCACGACACGTAAAGGACCGATCTTTACCGGAGTTTTACTGGCAGACGAGATCA
Encoded here:
- a CDS encoding LIC20035 family adhesin, which produces MKKIISTAVSISLLIGCSSVSVVENKGKNVEFQIIEPNIRVEKFKETFNLKAEGPVNLDCSGKPCTPDQASALTPDQIKKLKRNGSWKEYVEKEDLQKNKFSVLTRVGDYKDDKREGIWKTLYETGETLRETPYVAGLKEGEEKKLAKDGTQLESTIYKADKKNGPYWSKTDKGILSDEGTYADDKKVGTWKDFYNEDGAKKSVIEFKDGKKSGKETNYHKDGNTVSSEGNNSDDLKTGYWKNYYENGSPQSEGNYAPKGAGADRKSLRIGAWKEYYKNGKVFAEGQRDHTRKGDWTFYWSTGNPAYKGTMMNEMMMSSAEVYDKDGTIVGKGKLLFDLLLMDEKTDELKAKYKPDFPFAYYKNGKKSFEIAANGTAVEYDESGAKIGQGPIMPGTNQKNDCWTTPQGKKYYVNGRENPKMGELQGCK
- a CDS encoding LIC20036 family protein, whose translation is MDTRWKKGILALEKIITNNDLKKISLGILVAAPLFFLLGYFVRGCSSVNRQAKVTYSGSFTEGTLVSLNSKNVILQDPDFSIPLETVEKIEFLEDAQSLNPNQVPLSDSEKSFVGTYKIQIGIHKGVLSIFPRKTGGIGATLRFTNWGKGSNEILTGIRVTGKSIRFVRSCAGARCSEIGSNVPFTQTYTGDLDGKKIQGAYQGTNSSGRWLAER